A stretch of DNA from bacterium:
CCTCACCCCAACCCTCTCCCTAAAAGGGAGAGGGGGGACGGCCGCCGACCCACGCCCCCGCATTTGCGATGACGTAGGGCGGGGATTCCCATCCCCGCCGCTTTTTTCAAAGGCGACCCTCGACCCGACCCGCGCTACGCCGAATAACCCGCCCGGCGCCGGACCAGGAGCTCCACCAGCGCCCGCAGCTTTTCCTGGTTGCGGCGCATGTCGAAGCGCCGCTCCACCGTCCGCCGGCCGGCCTCGGCCAGCCTCCCCGCCAGCGCCGGGTCGTCGAGGAGCCGTTCGAGGGCGTCGGCCAGGGCGACGGGGTCCCGAGGCGGCACCAGGAGCGCGTCCACGCCGTCGGTCGCTATTTCCGGTATCCCCCCGTTGTTCCCGCCCACCACGGGCCGCTCGAGCGCCATCGCCTCGATGACCGCCCGGCCGAAGGGCTCCAGGTCGCTGGGCACGGCGACGATGTCCGCCGCCCGGACGTAATCCCGCACGTCAGCGACGAAACCGGCGCGCACCACGGCCCCGCCGAGCCCCTCCCGCGCGATGATTGCCTCCAACTTCGACGCGAAGCCGGGGTAGGCGTCCTCCTGGGGCTCCCCGACCAGCAACAGGCGCACTTGTGTATGTCCGCGTCCGCGCAGGAGGGCCACCGATTCCAGGAGCGTGTCGGGGCACTTGAACGGGGCGAAGCGGCCGTAGTAGCCGATGGTGGGATGGCCGTTCAGCCCGAGGCGTTTTTTCAGCCCGGCGTCCGGGGGGCCCGGTCGGAATCTATCCAGCCGCACGCCGTTGAATATTTTGAAGAGCTTGTGCGGCCGCAGGAGCGCCCAGGGCACCGCCGCCCGCAGGACCGTTTCCGAGATGACCACGTAGGCGTCCGCCAGGGCGTAGGCCAGCCGGTCCGCGAGCCCCGCATCGCGGCACATGCGGATGTAGCCCAGCGCCGCGGTGGGCAGCCCCACGACGGCGAGCCCGGCCAGCAGCCGCCCGATGAAGGATTCGCCGTAGAGGAGCGCGGCCCGCTCCTTTTTGATAATCCGCCGCAGGCCCCGCACGGTTCTATAAAGGTCCCGCGCCAGGCGCCAGGGCCGCCGGAGACCGCGGACGTGGAGAATCCCCGGAGCCTCCAGCCGACGGCACTCCACCCCGCGGCCCTCGTAGAGCTTCCTGAACGCGGGATTCTCTTCGTTGTACACGACCACCGGCCGCCAGCCTGGGGGGAGCCCCTCGATGAAGCCCAGGAGGCTGTGGTGGCTGCCGCCGACGGCGGTGTAGGGGATGTAGAAAAGGGCGGTTCGCCGCGGACGGCCCATGTTTTCCCGCATAGAATAGGGCGGGATTATGCTATTCGCCGGAGCGGGTGGTGTCAAGGCGGCCTGCCGGAGTTGACACTGCCGCCCCTTTTGCCGATAATGGGCGGGACCGTGGGCTGGAAAAAATCGCCGGGTTCGGCTATCCTTTCCGAACCCTCGAAGAGGTCCCTTGCCAGTAAAAAAGGGGTGGAACATGCGGAAACTGCTTACTATCGCCGTGCTCCTCGCCCTGATCGCGGCCACCGCCGTCGGCGCCGAGGCCCTGCGCAAGGCCCCCCTCTTTCAGCTCGACGACGTGAACGGCGATGCGGTCAAGCTCTCGACCTACATCGGCGAAAAAGTGGTCGTCCTCGACTTCTGGGCCGTGGGCTGCGCCCCCTGCCTGGCCGTCATGCCCCACATGGAGAGCATATGGCAGACGTACGGGGACGATGGGCTCCAGGTCATCGGCATCTCCGAGGACCTTCCCCGCAACGTCTCCAGCGTGAAGGCCAAGGCGAAGGAGGTCGGGGTCACCTACACCATCGTTCTGGACAAGAACGCCGCGGCGCTCACCGCCTACCAGGGCGGCGACGCCGGCATCCCCTTCATCGTCGTCATAGACCTCGACGGCAACATCTACCAGACCTTCCGCCGCATCCAGCCCGGCGACGAGGACAAGATTGAGACGGCGATCCGCGAGGCGCTGGGGCTGGAGTAGGTCAACCCCTTACGGTTACACACCCGCGACCGGCCGCCGACGCGACCGGTCGTCCATTCTCGAAAAAGAAAACCGTGCGTCACCCCAGACAGGAGGCGGCAACCGTGCATATCCCGGCCATCCTTGCCACCCTCATCCTCGTCGTCCCCGCCCTGGCCCAGGAGCCGGAGGAGGGAGACGCCCCCGAGGGTGGGGAGCCGGAGGTCCCGCCGGTGGGCATCATCGGCCTGGACACCGACCCCGGCGTCTCGATCCAGGTGACCAATACCGCCGTGTACCGGCTGCACGACTACGCCCTAGTCAACGGCGGGATGGACAAGATTTACGGCCTGCAGAGCTTCGAGGACGACCTGACGGCCACCTTCGGGGTGGGGAATTTCTACCTGGCGGGTACGCTGCGGTTCTGGCAGCCGCGCTACGACAACTTCGCCGGGGAGCGGGTGTACGAGGCCGACCTGTTCAAGTGGTACGCGGGCTACCGGAGCGAGGAGGCGGAGGGTTACTACGGGACGATCTACACGACCTTCGGCCGCGGGTTGACCCTGCACCTCTACGACGACCCGGTTTTCGAGGACGTGGACAAGTTCATCCAGGGCTTCTACGGGCGGCTGGACCTGGGCTGGATTTCCGCCACGGCCCTGGCCGGACGGGGCTCGTACGACTCCGACCCCATCACCGTCCGGACCGACGACGTGCGCGGCTTCGAGATTTCCGTGAACCCCTTCCTGCCCTGGATCGAGGTGGGCGGGAGCGTCGTCTCCATGGACCAGCACCTGGGCGACGACTTCTTCACCGGGGAGGCCGTCCGCAAGCGGCTCTTCATGCCGGCGGCCCACCTCTCCGTCACCACGGACTACGCCGACCTCTACGCCGAGTACGCCCGGAGCGACGGTTACGAGTTCTCCGGCCTCGATTTCGTGCCCTACTCCGGCAGTGCCGTTTACGCCTCGGCGGTGGGCTACCTGGGGCGCAACTCCCTCCTCATCGAGTACAAGAACTACGACCACTTCTACAACCCGTGGAACGCGCCGCCCGAGGTGAGCTTCTCCGGCAAGCCGCTGGAATCCACCCACGTCGGGGTTGACGAGGAAGGATACCTGGCGCGGCTGACCGTATCCCCGTTCATGGGCCTTTCGGTCTCGGGCGGCTACTGCGACGCGTGGGATTCGGACCGTGAGCGGGAGCGGCCCGAGTACGGCGGCGAAGTCCGCTGGGACGCCTGGCCCTGGCACGTCGTCGGCGGGGTCTGGCTCCACGACGAGAGCTACGAGGTCGGCGACACCGGCACCGACGCCTACTACCTCTACGAGCGCGCCGAGCTCTGGCCCGACCTCGAGGCCTCCTACACCTTCGAAAACGGCCACTCCCTGGCACTGCACTTCCGCTTCGAGACCATTGACACCCACGAGGTGCCGGGGAGAGACCCGGAGACCGAGAGGAACGAAGAGAACCCGCAAGGGGCGCTGACCTACAACTGGCCGGAGTACTTCTCCGCCACGCTGTCGGCCCAGTATGCGATGGGTGACCCGCGGCTGAACGAGACGCGGAACTACTGGCTCGCGGGGGAGGTCACGGTACTCCTGGGCCCCGACCCCGACCTGACGTTCTACTACGGTAACCAGCGCGGGGGGCTGGTGTGCTCGGGGGGGGTGTGCCGGGAGGAACTGCCCTTCGACGGGCTGAAAATCACGTTGGAGAGCCGCATCTGAAGCCGGGCGGGGTGAGGGCTGCCTTGTAAAAAAAGACGGGCCGACCTGAAGGTCGGCCCCTACGTCATCGCAACGGGCGCGCGCCGGTGTGAGGGTTGCTGCAAACCCCCTCTCCCTTCTAGGGAGAGGGTGGGGGTGAGGGTCGGGGCAAAGAACGTGAAAGCGGCGGGGATGGGAATCCCCGCCCTACATTCAGGCGAATGGTGGTGGATGACCGACCGGGCGGGTGTGAACCCCCGCCCCTACCACCCCCCGACGTCGTCGCGGAAGGAACTGGACAAGGGGCGGCGCAGTCGGTAAGATAGTTCCCCGG
This window harbors:
- a CDS encoding glycosyltransferase is translated as MGRPRRTALFYIPYTAVGGSHHSLLGFIEGLPPGWRPVVVYNEENPAFRKLYEGRGVECRRLEAPGILHVRGLRRPWRLARDLYRTVRGLRRIIKKERAALLYGESFIGRLLAGLAVVGLPTAALGYIRMCRDAGLADRLAYALADAYVVISETVLRAAVPWALLRPHKLFKIFNGVRLDRFRPGPPDAGLKKRLGLNGHPTIGYYGRFAPFKCPDTLLESVALLRGRGHTQVRLLLVGEPQEDAYPGFASKLEAIIAREGLGGAVVRAGFVADVRDYVRAADIVAVPSDLEPFGRAVIEAMALERPVVGGNNGGIPEIATDGVDALLVPPRDPVALADALERLLDDPALAGRLAEAGRRTVERRFDMRRNQEKLRALVELLVRRRAGYSA
- a CDS encoding TlpA disulfide reductase family protein, with the translated sequence MRKLLTIAVLLALIAATAVGAEALRKAPLFQLDDVNGDAVKLSTYIGEKVVVLDFWAVGCAPCLAVMPHMESIWQTYGDDGLQVIGISEDLPRNVSSVKAKAKEVGVTYTIVLDKNAAALTAYQGGDAGIPFIVVIDLDGNIYQTFRRIQPGDEDKIETAIREALGLE
- a CDS encoding DUF6029 family protein, encoding MHIPAILATLILVVPALAQEPEEGDAPEGGEPEVPPVGIIGLDTDPGVSIQVTNTAVYRLHDYALVNGGMDKIYGLQSFEDDLTATFGVGNFYLAGTLRFWQPRYDNFAGERVYEADLFKWYAGYRSEEAEGYYGTIYTTFGRGLTLHLYDDPVFEDVDKFIQGFYGRLDLGWISATALAGRGSYDSDPITVRTDDVRGFEISVNPFLPWIEVGGSVVSMDQHLGDDFFTGEAVRKRLFMPAAHLSVTTDYADLYAEYARSDGYEFSGLDFVPYSGSAVYASAVGYLGRNSLLIEYKNYDHFYNPWNAPPEVSFSGKPLESTHVGVDEEGYLARLTVSPFMGLSVSGGYCDAWDSDRERERPEYGGEVRWDAWPWHVVGGVWLHDESYEVGDTGTDAYYLYERAELWPDLEASYTFENGHSLALHFRFETIDTHEVPGRDPETERNEENPQGALTYNWPEYFSATLSAQYAMGDPRLNETRNYWLAGEVTVLLGPDPDLTFYYGNQRGGLVCSGGVCREELPFDGLKITLESRI